In the genome of Segatella copri, one region contains:
- a CDS encoding diphosphate--fructose-6-phosphate 1-phosphotransferase, which yields MEKSALQIARAAYQPKLPKALQGPVKAVEGEATQSVGNQDEIKALFPNTYGMPVITFEAGEAKELPAFNVGVILSGGQAPGGHNVISGLFDGVKSLNPANKLYGFILGPGGLVDHKYMEITSEIMDEYRNTGGFDIIGSGRTKLEKEDQFEKGIEILRELGIKALVIIGGDDSNTNACVLAEYYAAKKYGVQVIGCPKTIDGDLKNEQIETSFGFDTACKTYSELIGNIERDCNSARKYWHFIKLMGRSASHIALECALQTQPNICLISEEVEAKEMSLDDVVTYIATAVANRAAEGNNFGTVLIPEGLIEFIPAIKKLIAELNEVLTDPATGESREFASAEEQIAFVKGAIAKDNLAVLESLPADVARQLCLDRDPHGNVQVSLIETEKLLSRMVAEKLAAWKKEGKYVGKFSAQHHFFGYEGRCAAPSNYDADYCYSLGFNASRLIANGKTGYMSIIKNTTAPAAEWIAGGVPITMMMNIERRNGANKPVIRKALVELDGAPFKFFASKREQWAKETAYVYPGPIQYWGPSEVCDQTTKTLQLEQAK from the coding sequence ATGGAAAAAAGTGCATTGCAGATTGCAAGAGCGGCTTATCAGCCAAAGTTGCCAAAGGCTCTTCAGGGTCCAGTAAAGGCTGTTGAAGGTGAGGCAACACAGTCAGTAGGTAACCAGGATGAAATCAAGGCGTTGTTCCCTAACACTTACGGAATGCCTGTCATTACTTTCGAGGCTGGCGAGGCTAAGGAACTCCCTGCTTTCAACGTAGGTGTTATCCTCTCTGGCGGTCAGGCTCCTGGCGGTCACAACGTTATCTCTGGTCTCTTCGACGGCGTGAAGTCTCTCAACCCAGCTAACAAGCTCTATGGCTTCATCCTCGGTCCTGGTGGTCTCGTAGATCACAAGTATATGGAGATTACTTCTGAGATCATGGACGAGTACCGCAACACTGGTGGTTTCGATATCATCGGTTCTGGCCGTACCAAGCTGGAGAAGGAAGACCAGTTTGAGAAGGGTATCGAGATTCTCCGTGAACTCGGCATCAAGGCGCTCGTTATCATCGGTGGTGACGACTCTAACACCAACGCTTGCGTTCTCGCTGAGTACTATGCTGCCAAGAAGTATGGCGTTCAGGTAATCGGTTGCCCTAAGACTATCGACGGTGACTTGAAGAACGAGCAGATTGAGACATCTTTCGGTTTCGATACAGCCTGCAAGACTTACTCTGAGCTCATCGGTAACATCGAGCGCGACTGTAACTCTGCACGCAAGTACTGGCACTTCATCAAGTTGATGGGTCGTTCAGCTTCTCACATCGCTCTTGAGTGCGCTCTCCAGACCCAGCCAAACATCTGCTTGATTTCTGAGGAGGTAGAGGCTAAGGAGATGTCTTTGGATGACGTTGTAACATACATCGCTACAGCCGTAGCTAACCGTGCTGCTGAGGGCAACAACTTCGGTACTGTTCTCATCCCAGAGGGCTTGATCGAGTTCATCCCAGCTATCAAGAAGCTCATCGCAGAGTTGAACGAGGTTCTTACAGACCCTGCAACAGGCGAGAGCCGTGAGTTTGCCAGCGCTGAGGAGCAGATTGCTTTCGTTAAGGGCGCCATCGCTAAGGACAACCTCGCTGTATTGGAGTCATTGCCAGCAGACGTAGCTCGCCAGCTTTGCCTCGACCGTGACCCTCACGGAAACGTACAGGTATCTCTCATCGAGACAGAGAAGTTGCTCTCTCGCATGGTAGCTGAGAAGTTGGCTGCTTGGAAGAAGGAAGGCAAGTACGTAGGTAAGTTCTCTGCTCAGCACCACTTCTTCGGTTACGAGGGACGTTGCGCAGCTCCTTCTAACTACGATGCTGACTACTGCTACTCACTCGGTTTCAACGCTTCTCGCCTCATCGCTAACGGCAAGACCGGTTACATGTCAATCATCAAGAACACAACAGCTCCTGCTGCTGAGTGGATTGCCGGTGGTGTGCCTATCACTATGATGATGAACATCGAGCGTCGTAACGGTGCTAACAAGCCAGTTATCCGCAAGGCTCTCGTAGAGCTCGACGGTGCTCCATTCAAGTTCTTCGCTTCTAAGCGTGAGCAGTGGGCTAAGGAGACAGCTTATGTATATCCAGGTCCTATCCAGTACTGGGGTCCATCTGAGGTTTGCGATCAGACCACAAAGACTCTCCAGTTGGAGCAGGCCAAGTAA
- a CDS encoding glycoside hydrolase family 25 protein, translating to MARKSTSARRGGSRGRRRSSSVFRRYPRWAWWIGGTAVVVLYVFLFYHFFVSPTGFRWRALYGDEVYPEGYEIHGIDISHYQGEIDWERLKGAMIKGCPVRFVIIKSTEGSSRLDENFRSNFNQARDFGFIRGVYHFWSNKSSARDQAYYFLDQVHLTDGDLPPVLDIEHKPDDKSVEDFQRDVLTWLHIVEDRYHVKPIIYTYYKFKEQYLSAPVFDDYPYWIAHYYVDKVQYKGKWKFWQHTDAGKLPGIKGYVDFDIYNGSYYDLKQLCIGSNKSEKVFDENE from the coding sequence ATGGCGAGGAAGAGTACATCTGCTCGGCGTGGTGGCTCTCGTGGCAGAAGGCGTTCGTCTTCTGTTTTCAGACGCTATCCCCGCTGGGCTTGGTGGATAGGCGGAACGGCAGTAGTCGTTCTCTACGTCTTCCTGTTTTATCATTTCTTCGTCAGTCCTACGGGATTCCGCTGGCGTGCGCTCTATGGCGACGAGGTTTATCCCGAGGGTTATGAGATTCATGGCATCGACATCTCCCATTATCAGGGTGAGATTGATTGGGAGCGCTTGAAGGGTGCGATGATCAAGGGATGCCCTGTGCGCTTTGTCATCATCAAGAGCACCGAGGGTTCCAGCCGACTGGACGAGAATTTCCGGTCTAATTTCAACCAGGCGCGTGATTTCGGATTCATCCGTGGCGTATATCATTTCTGGAGCAACAAATCTTCTGCCCGCGACCAGGCGTATTATTTCCTGGATCAGGTGCATCTTACGGATGGCGACCTGCCTCCGGTGCTCGACATCGAGCATAAGCCTGATGACAAGAGTGTGGAAGATTTCCAGCGTGATGTGCTTACGTGGCTGCATATCGTGGAGGATAGGTATCATGTGAAACCTATCATCTACACCTATTATAAGTTTAAGGAGCAATACCTGAGTGCGCCTGTTTTCGATGACTATCCTTACTGGATAGCCCACTATTACGTGGATAAGGTGCAATACAAGGGCAAGTGGAAGTTCTGGCAGCATACCGATGCCGGAAAGCTGCCTGGCATCAAGGGCTACGTGGATTTCGACATCTACAACGGCAGCTATTACGACCTGAAACAGCTCTGCATCGGAAGCAACAAGAGCGAAAAGGTATTTGATGAGAACGAATAA
- the prmA gene encoding 50S ribosomal protein L11 methyltransferase produces the protein MKYLVATFNIETTADLMQACQDLLADGAAEAGFESFEETETGMEAYVQKDLFDKEALDEYIADFPIMDTRITYDIKDAEDKDWNQEWEEQGFAPIFVADQVVIYDAKHPELYPDTSNRPDIIEIGIEAKLAFGTGNHETTRMIISQLLQMPVKTKRVLDCGTGTGILGLTASKLGAKEVVGYDIDEWSVENAKHNAVLNGVDNMEVLFGNCNVLNHVSGVFDVVMANINRNILLSDMRLFRSVMNIGGTLILSGFYEEDVPVLLEKAAELGLHEVTRQVDNNWTCLVLG, from the coding sequence ATGAAATATTTAGTAGCGACATTCAACATCGAGACCACTGCCGACTTGATGCAAGCCTGCCAGGACCTGCTTGCCGACGGAGCTGCCGAGGCAGGATTCGAATCTTTCGAGGAAACGGAAACGGGCATGGAGGCTTACGTGCAGAAGGACCTCTTTGACAAGGAGGCACTGGACGAATACATCGCCGACTTCCCTATCATGGATACCCGCATCACCTACGACATCAAGGATGCCGAGGACAAGGACTGGAACCAGGAATGGGAGGAGCAGGGCTTCGCCCCTATCTTCGTAGCCGACCAGGTGGTCATCTACGACGCCAAGCATCCTGAGCTCTACCCCGACACCAGCAACCGCCCCGACATCATCGAGATAGGCATCGAAGCGAAACTTGCCTTCGGAACCGGCAACCACGAAACCACCCGCATGATCATCTCGCAACTGCTGCAGATGCCGGTGAAGACCAAGCGAGTGCTGGATTGCGGCACGGGAACGGGCATTCTGGGACTCACCGCCTCCAAACTGGGTGCCAAGGAAGTGGTGGGCTACGACATCGACGAATGGAGCGTGGAGAACGCCAAGCACAATGCCGTGCTGAACGGCGTAGACAACATGGAGGTGCTCTTCGGCAACTGCAATGTGCTGAACCACGTGAGCGGCGTTTTCGATGTGGTGATGGCGAACATCAACCGCAACATCCTGCTCAGCGACATGCGCCTCTTCCGCAGCGTGATGAACATCGGCGGAACCCTGATCCTGAGCGGTTTCTACGAGGAAGATGTGCCGGTGCTGCTGGAAAAGGCGGCAGAACTGGGACTGCACGAAGTAACGAGACAGGTGGATAACAACTGGACCTGCCTGGTGCTGGGATAA